A single window of Enterobacteriaceae bacterium ESL0689 DNA harbors:
- the nadK gene encoding NAD(+) kinase — MKNHFKCIGLVGHPRHPTALTTHEMLWHWLCSQGYEVIVEQQIAHELQFSNARTGTLAEIGQQADLAVVVGGDGNMLGAARTLARYDINVIGINRGNLGFLTDLDPDNARQQLADVLTGNYITEQRFLLEAQVCQQNSQKRIGTAINEVVLHPGKIAHMIEFEVYIDDTFAFSQRSDGLIISTPTGSTAYSLSAGGPIVSPSLDAITLVPMFPHTLSARPLVINGDSTICLRFSLQCRNLEISCDSQIALPVEDGEEVIIRRSDYHLQLIHPKDYSYFNTLSTKLGWSKKLF; from the coding sequence ATGAAAAATCATTTCAAGTGTATAGGCCTTGTGGGACATCCTCGCCACCCAACTGCGCTGACCACACATGAAATGCTCTGGCACTGGTTATGCAGCCAGGGTTATGAAGTTATAGTCGAACAGCAAATCGCCCATGAACTTCAGTTTAGCAATGCCAGAACCGGAACGTTAGCCGAAATTGGTCAGCAGGCTGATCTTGCGGTTGTCGTTGGCGGAGATGGCAATATGCTTGGCGCTGCACGAACGCTGGCACGATATGATATTAACGTTATCGGTATTAACCGCGGGAACCTTGGTTTTCTGACCGATCTTGATCCTGACAATGCACGCCAGCAACTCGCTGATGTTCTGACAGGTAATTATATCACCGAACAACGTTTTTTGCTGGAGGCTCAGGTATGCCAGCAAAATAGTCAGAAACGCATTGGCACAGCGATAAATGAAGTGGTTTTACACCCTGGCAAAATTGCTCATATGATAGAGTTTGAAGTCTATATTGATGATACTTTTGCTTTCTCTCAACGTTCAGATGGCCTGATCATTTCAACGCCTACCGGATCTACCGCCTATTCACTGTCGGCGGGCGGCCCCATTGTATCGCCTTCATTAGATGCGATTACACTGGTCCCGATGTTTCCGCATACCTTATCGGCTCGTCCCCTGGTGATTAATGGCGATAGCACGATTTGCCTGCGTTTCTCTTTGCAATGTCGCAATCTGGAGATCAGCTGTGACAGTCAGATAGCGCTGCCAGTCGAGGATGGGGAAGAGGTGATTATCCGTCGCAGCGACTATCATCTGCAGCTGATTCATCCAAAAGATTACAGTTATTTTAATACATTGAGTACAAAATTAGGCTGGTCGAAAAAATTGTTTTGA
- the recN gene encoding DNA repair protein RecN, which yields MLAQLTINNFAIVRELEIDFHPGMTAITGETGAGKSIAIDALSLCLGGRAESDMVRQGAKRADLCTRFILKDTPAAQRWLEENQLENGQECLLRRTINADGRSRGFINGTAVPLSQLRELGQYLIQIHGQHTHQLLTQSEQQKILLDGYMGEHAMTQRMAEHYQQWHQSCYELAQCQQQNQERAARAELLQYQLKELHEFNPQPGEFEQIDEEYKRLANSGQLLSVCQHALTILADGEETNLQRQLYGTRQLVAELAGMDNKLAGVLNMLEEATIQINEASDELRHFSDHLDLDPNRLFELEQRISRQVALARKHQISPEELPAFYQSLLEEQQRLEDSVDILETLSQQTVEYHQRALETAQQLHAVRQHSAHELAQRITESMHSLAMPHGVFAIEVIFDPRYLTVDGADRVEFLVSTNPGQPIQPVAKVASGGELSRIALAIQVITAQKMKSAALIFDEVDTGISGSTAVIVGKLLRQLGESTQVMCVTHLPQVAGCGHQHYFVCKETDGEMTQTHMYPLDKRARLQELARLLGGSEVTRNTLASAKELLAA from the coding sequence ATGCTAGCGCAACTCACTATTAATAATTTTGCTATCGTTCGTGAACTGGAAATTGATTTTCACCCTGGAATGACGGCCATCACCGGTGAAACCGGGGCAGGTAAATCCATTGCTATTGATGCGCTAAGCCTGTGCCTGGGGGGCAGGGCAGAGTCAGACATGGTACGTCAGGGGGCGAAGCGCGCGGATCTGTGCACACGTTTTATCTTAAAAGATACCCCCGCCGCCCAGCGCTGGCTGGAGGAAAACCAACTGGAAAATGGGCAGGAGTGTCTGCTTCGCCGCACGATCAACGCCGATGGCCGCTCTCGTGGCTTCATCAATGGTACGGCAGTTCCGCTTTCTCAGCTACGCGAACTGGGTCAATACCTTATTCAGATTCACGGACAGCATACGCACCAGTTATTGACACAGTCTGAGCAGCAAAAAATATTACTGGACGGCTATATGGGAGAGCACGCCATGACTCAACGCATGGCGGAGCATTATCAGCAATGGCATCAAAGCTGTTATGAATTGGCGCAGTGCCAGCAGCAGAATCAGGAACGTGCCGCCCGTGCTGAGTTATTGCAATACCAGTTGAAAGAGTTGCATGAATTTAACCCCCAGCCGGGCGAATTCGAGCAAATTGATGAAGAATATAAACGGCTGGCCAATAGCGGTCAGTTACTCTCTGTTTGTCAGCATGCCTTGACGATACTGGCCGATGGCGAAGAGACCAATTTACAGCGTCAGCTTTACGGCACCCGGCAATTAGTCGCTGAACTGGCCGGTATGGATAACAAACTGGCGGGTGTTCTGAATATGCTCGAAGAGGCCACCATTCAGATCAATGAAGCCAGTGATGAGTTACGCCATTTCAGTGATCATCTGGATCTTGATCCTAATCGGTTATTCGAACTGGAACAGCGTATTTCCCGCCAGGTTGCTCTGGCACGTAAGCACCAAATTTCTCCGGAAGAACTTCCTGCTTTTTATCAGTCGCTGCTGGAAGAGCAACAACGGTTAGAAGATAGCGTTGATATCCTGGAAACCCTCAGTCAACAGACGGTGGAGTATCATCAGCGGGCACTGGAAACCGCTCAGCAACTGCACGCTGTACGCCAGCATAGCGCTCATGAATTAGCGCAACGCATTACTGAAAGCATGCATTCGCTTGCCATGCCCCATGGTGTATTCGCGATTGAGGTTATTTTTGATCCACGCTATCTCACTGTTGACGGTGCAGATCGTGTTGAGTTTCTTGTCTCCACAAATCCCGGGCAACCGATTCAGCCTGTTGCTAAGGTCGCGTCCGGGGGGGAATTATCGCGTATCGCTTTAGCTATTCAGGTGATCACAGCGCAAAAGATGAAATCCGCAGCGTTAATTTTTGATGAGGTGGATACCGGAATCAGTGGTTCAACGGCCGTTATCGTCGGTAAGCTGCTTCGTCAGCTGGGTGAATCCACCCAGGTGATGTGTGTGACTCATTTACCGCAGGTAGCAGGTTGTGGGCATCAACACTATTTTGTCTGCAAAGAAACGGATGGGGAAATGACACAAACCCATATGTATCCTCTCGATAAACGTGCAAGATTACAGGAGCTGGCGCGTCTTCTGGGGGGGAGCGAGGTAACACGCAATACGCTGGCAAGTGCAAAAGAGTTGCTTGCTGCATAA